From Pandoraea vervacti, the proteins below share one genomic window:
- a CDS encoding flavin reductase: protein MSAKTAIDPKAFRNALGSFTTGVTIITTVSPDGEPVGMTANSFNSVSLDPPMVLWSIARSARSLAAFEASEYWAVHILSDTQEALSNRFAKSGEDKFNGLSVQAGTGGVPLLDNCCARLQCKTAVRYDGGDHIIFVGEVLAFEHTDAPPLVFHAGKYALATRKPQPFRLPAERSSPDNVAFGEDFLGYLLARAHFQFYAQMREHLVQNGIDDTEYFALTLLSLKGGRSVEEINRRFSYTGYHLTTGITSALQARGLLSVDGEGTAATCELTDAGRNLTLRLIAAAKAIEDGIVEKIGQVEAVSLKHLLKRLISETDPGLAHPWEN from the coding sequence GTGAGCGCGAAAACAGCCATCGACCCGAAGGCATTCCGGAATGCACTGGGGAGTTTTACGACCGGGGTCACGATCATTACGACGGTCTCCCCCGACGGCGAGCCGGTGGGCATGACAGCGAACAGTTTCAATTCGGTATCGCTCGATCCGCCCATGGTGCTATGGAGCATTGCTCGCTCGGCGCGCAGTCTGGCAGCCTTCGAAGCCAGCGAGTACTGGGCCGTGCATATCCTCTCGGATACGCAGGAGGCGCTCTCCAATCGATTTGCGAAGAGCGGCGAAGACAAGTTCAATGGCCTGTCTGTGCAAGCCGGAACGGGCGGGGTGCCCCTGCTCGATAATTGTTGTGCGCGCTTGCAGTGCAAGACTGCCGTGCGCTACGACGGCGGCGATCACATCATTTTCGTCGGGGAGGTGCTCGCCTTCGAACACACCGACGCCCCGCCGCTCGTTTTTCATGCAGGCAAATACGCGCTGGCGACCCGCAAGCCGCAACCCTTCCGGCTACCGGCAGAGCGCAGCAGTCCGGACAATGTGGCGTTTGGGGAAGACTTCCTCGGCTACCTGCTGGCTCGCGCGCATTTTCAGTTCTATGCGCAAATGCGCGAACACCTCGTGCAAAACGGCATCGACGACACCGAGTACTTCGCACTCACCCTTCTCAGCCTGAAAGGCGGCAGAAGCGTCGAGGAGATCAACCGGCGCTTTTCGTACACCGGCTATCACTTGACGACGGGGATCACGTCGGCGCTGCAGGCGCGCGGCCTGCTGAGCGTTGACGGCGAGGGCACAGCAGCCACATGCGAGCTTACCGACGCCGGACGCAATCTGACGCTACGGCTGATCGCCGCGGCCAAGGCCATTGAGGACGGCATTGTCGAAAAAATCGGTCAGGTCGAGGCCGTTTCCCTGAAACATCTGCTCAAACGCCTGATCTCCGAGACCGATCCCGGGCTCGCGCATCCCTGGGAAAACTGA
- a CDS encoding alpha/beta fold hydrolase, with the protein MSIPRGSYVKTPSGIDLHYYDVGSGSPVIFIHGSGPGASGYSNFKGNYQAFADHGHRVIVFDLPGYGLSSKPAEAEYVLDFFVDALKALLDSLGIGRCALVGNSLGGAIAIKYAVDRPDAVTHLVLMGPGGLEARERYFEMEGIQRMMNDFAMDKLDRDGMRRLLSILVHDPRHVTEALLSERVPVCATQPKTVLSTMRVPDLTDRLSEIQCPVLGFWGSNDKFCPADGALKVLRECANARFVLVNQCGHWVMVEHSELFNRTSLEFLAND; encoded by the coding sequence ATGAGCATCCCGAGAGGCAGTTACGTCAAAACGCCGTCTGGCATTGACCTCCACTATTACGACGTGGGCAGTGGATCGCCGGTGATTTTCATCCATGGAAGTGGTCCCGGAGCCAGCGGATACAGCAACTTCAAAGGCAACTATCAGGCATTCGCCGACCATGGGCACCGCGTCATCGTGTTTGATTTGCCGGGATACGGTCTGTCGTCCAAACCGGCCGAGGCCGAGTACGTGCTGGACTTCTTCGTCGACGCGCTCAAGGCGTTGCTCGACTCGCTCGGTATCGGGCGTTGTGCGCTCGTGGGGAACTCGCTGGGCGGCGCCATCGCCATCAAGTATGCCGTGGATCGCCCCGATGCCGTGACGCATCTGGTGTTGATGGGGCCGGGAGGGCTGGAGGCCCGCGAGCGATATTTCGAGATGGAGGGCATTCAGCGAATGATGAATGACTTCGCGATGGACAAGCTCGATCGCGACGGCATGCGACGCCTTCTGTCGATCCTCGTCCACGATCCCCGACATGTCACCGAAGCGTTGTTGTCGGAGCGAGTCCCCGTGTGCGCCACGCAGCCGAAAACCGTGCTGTCCACGATGCGCGTGCCCGATCTGACGGACCGGTTGTCCGAAATCCAATGCCCGGTCCTCGGCTTCTGGGGAAGCAACGACAAATTCTGTCCTGCCGACGGTGCGCTGAAAGTGTTGCGCGAGTGTGCGAACGCTCGCTTCGTTCTCGTGAATCAATGTGGTCACTGGGTCATGGTCGAGCACAGCGAACTGTTTAATCGCACGTCTCTGGAGTTTCTCGCAAATGACTGA
- a CDS encoding fumarylacetoacetate hydrolase family protein, which translates to MTETSAQSERTRVLGDELYAALRARATVEPLTSRFQGLSVEDAYHISLHLLERRLADGETIVGKKIGVTSKPVQEMLDVHQPDFGFLTDAMQYADGAIISLGASGLIQPRAEGEIAFILKEDLTGSNITREDVLDATDAVAACFEIVDSRIRDWKIRIQDTVADNASCGVFTLGLERVAPSTVDLAAAQMRVSVNGKPAFSGFGAAVQGHPAEAVAWLANTLGRFGIPFRKGEIILSGSLVPLIPIQAGDRFDLEVDGIGRASVAFVE; encoded by the coding sequence ATGACTGAAACCTCTGCGCAGTCCGAGCGCACCCGTGTCCTCGGTGACGAGCTCTATGCCGCGTTGCGCGCTCGCGCCACGGTCGAGCCGTTGACGTCCCGATTTCAAGGGCTCTCGGTGGAAGACGCTTATCACATCTCATTGCACTTGCTCGAACGTCGTCTCGCCGACGGAGAGACGATTGTCGGGAAGAAGATCGGGGTGACGAGCAAGCCGGTGCAAGAGATGCTCGATGTCCATCAACCGGATTTCGGCTTTCTCACCGATGCCATGCAGTATGCCGACGGCGCAATCATCAGCCTCGGTGCGTCGGGGTTGATTCAACCCCGTGCGGAAGGGGAGATCGCCTTCATCCTGAAAGAAGACCTCACGGGCTCGAACATCACTCGAGAAGATGTCCTCGACGCGACTGACGCCGTTGCGGCTTGCTTCGAGATCGTCGACTCGCGCATTCGCGACTGGAAGATCCGAATCCAGGATACGGTGGCCGACAACGCCTCGTGCGGGGTCTTCACCCTGGGGCTGGAACGCGTTGCGCCATCGACAGTGGACCTCGCCGCTGCGCAAATGCGGGTGAGTGTGAACGGGAAGCCCGCGTTCTCGGGATTCGGCGCTGCCGTGCAGGGGCATCCTGCCGAAGCCGTGGCGTGGCTCGCCAATACCCTTGGACGGTTCGGCATTCCGTTTCGCAAGGGCGAGATCATTCTTTCTGGGTCGCTCGTGCCACTGATCCCAATTCAGGCCGGAGATCGGTTCGATCTCGAGGTGGATGGCATCGGACGGGCGTCGGTCGCCTTTGTCGAGTGA
- a CDS encoding DUF1214 domain-containing protein has protein sequence MKTDALSGDVWNNFCDALKRAGEQVLRADAPDDPLTRAEGFRYLSRLTRIALEMQVEAGSPEFPSFMVPSHETAKIGADNPDNFYQVALISGEYEYRVSGNRGDIQNINFSTKRGGYDTNGKLVLSGLIEAKHMHFEPDGSFELILSKHERPGNWLRLTADTSQLLVRQYLPRRREQTPARISIARIDPTHASPAALDPTRFEKQLVNAANFVGNTARMFGDWAHSYVAKVNTLPPADQALCQSVGGDPNIFYYHAYWKLGEHEALVIRVPRIPECDYWNFVIQNYWMESLDFRYFNVCVNKETATYDADGGVTIVVAARDPGVPNWIHTAGHELGTMCFRWIGASEHVHPVTEVVAVNTLKKQEA, from the coding sequence GTGAAAACTGATGCGTTGTCCGGCGATGTCTGGAACAACTTCTGTGATGCGCTCAAGCGCGCAGGTGAGCAAGTATTGCGCGCTGATGCCCCTGACGATCCGTTGACGCGAGCGGAAGGATTTCGCTACCTCAGCCGCCTGACGCGCATCGCCCTGGAGATGCAGGTGGAGGCCGGGAGCCCGGAATTTCCCTCGTTCATGGTGCCTTCGCATGAAACGGCCAAAATCGGCGCGGATAACCCCGACAACTTTTACCAGGTGGCGCTCATCAGCGGCGAGTACGAGTATCGCGTGAGCGGGAATCGGGGGGACATTCAGAACATCAACTTCAGTACCAAGCGCGGTGGGTATGACACCAATGGCAAGCTGGTGCTGAGTGGCCTGATCGAGGCCAAACACATGCACTTCGAGCCGGACGGGAGCTTCGAGCTCATCCTCTCGAAGCACGAACGCCCGGGCAACTGGCTGCGACTGACGGCGGACACCAGCCAACTATTGGTCCGGCAATATCTCCCGCGCCGGCGTGAGCAGACCCCCGCACGCATCAGCATTGCGAGAATCGATCCGACGCATGCGAGTCCGGCGGCGCTTGACCCGACCAGGTTCGAGAAGCAGTTGGTCAATGCGGCCAATTTCGTCGGAAACACCGCCCGCATGTTCGGGGACTGGGCGCACAGCTATGTGGCGAAGGTCAATACGCTTCCCCCTGCCGACCAGGCGCTGTGTCAGTCGGTCGGCGGCGACCCGAACATTTTCTACTACCACGCTTACTGGAAGCTCGGTGAGCACGAAGCCCTCGTGATTCGCGTGCCGCGCATCCCCGAGTGCGACTACTGGAACTTCGTCATCCAGAACTACTGGATGGAGTCGCTCGACTTCCGATACTTCAACGTTTGCGTGAACAAAGAGACTGCGACGTACGACGCCGATGGCGGCGTGACGATCGTCGTCGCAGCGCGCGATCCGGGCGTTCCCAACTGGATCCATACCGCTGGACACGAACTCGGCACGATGTGCTTTCGCTGGATCGGCGCCAGCGAACACGTCCATCCGGTCACGGAAGTCGTTGCGGTCAACACGTTAAAAAAACAAGAGGCCTGA
- a CDS encoding sulfotransferase family protein has translation MSSIIDIHFLLDAAVQRSNGLNDFGDPSFLPALERLVHSINAEGKLSENGAAIFTERLIESLASRLALESHLKRHPEILQEELKQPVFIIGLPRTGTTMLHRVLARDRRFYTPLWWEVRFPAPLGPTPPEGEDPRVALAKSEVKMMLEAMPELLTMHPLDAELPDEEVVLMEHSFLSAMYAYANIPTYTEWLGKQDQTPAYRYLKRQLQFLQWQKRRRGEAAQRWILKAPHHTHAMDVLFKVFPDAKVIQTHRDPLETIPSMSSFAHTIWRVYSDQADPREAAALWSAKFAKGLRDAIGVRDKLPADRFLDVWYLDAVAKPLEVARTVYPFIGMTLTDEAEKSMSEWIGQSSRDKRAPHDYSLEKMGLTRSKLESDFDEYRQRYILPRKVVSAGANP, from the coding sequence ATGTCGTCAATTATCGATATTCATTTCCTGCTGGACGCGGCGGTGCAGCGCAGCAACGGGCTGAATGACTTTGGAGACCCGAGCTTCCTGCCTGCGCTCGAGCGACTCGTTCACTCGATCAATGCGGAAGGAAAGCTCTCGGAAAACGGTGCCGCGATCTTCACCGAGCGCCTGATCGAGAGTCTCGCGTCTCGTCTTGCGCTGGAGTCGCATCTCAAGCGCCATCCGGAAATTCTCCAGGAGGAGCTGAAGCAGCCGGTTTTCATTATCGGATTGCCTCGCACGGGGACCACGATGCTGCACCGTGTGCTGGCGCGAGATCGACGTTTTTACACGCCGCTGTGGTGGGAGGTCCGTTTTCCCGCGCCGTTGGGACCGACGCCTCCGGAAGGGGAAGATCCTCGCGTGGCGCTCGCGAAGTCCGAGGTCAAGATGATGCTCGAAGCGATGCCCGAGTTGCTGACCATGCATCCGCTCGACGCCGAGCTACCCGATGAGGAAGTCGTGCTGATGGAGCATTCGTTCCTGAGCGCGATGTACGCCTACGCCAATATTCCGACCTATACGGAATGGCTCGGCAAGCAGGATCAGACACCGGCATACCGCTACCTCAAGCGACAGCTTCAGTTTCTTCAATGGCAGAAGCGCCGGCGAGGGGAAGCGGCGCAACGATGGATTCTCAAGGCGCCGCACCACACCCATGCCATGGACGTCCTGTTCAAGGTCTTCCCCGACGCGAAGGTGATTCAAACGCATCGGGACCCGCTCGAGACGATTCCGTCCATGAGCAGCTTTGCGCACACGATCTGGCGCGTCTATAGCGATCAGGCCGATCCGCGTGAGGCGGCGGCGCTTTGGTCCGCAAAGTTCGCGAAAGGGCTTCGGGACGCGATCGGGGTTCGCGACAAGTTGCCGGCGGACCGCTTCCTCGACGTCTGGTATCTCGATGCGGTCGCTAAGCCGCTGGAGGTCGCCCGGACCGTTTATCCGTTCATCGGGATGACGCTCACCGACGAAGCCGAGAAAAGCATGTCCGAATGGATCGGGCAGAGCAGCCGGGACAAGCGGGCCCCGCACGACTATTCGCTCGAAAAAATGGGGTTGACCCGGTCGAAACTGGAGAGCGATTTCGATGAATACCGTCAGCGCTACATCCTTCCAAGAAAAGTGGTGAGCGCAGGCGCAAACCCGTAA
- a CDS encoding SDR family oxidoreductase: MLLNNKVVVISGIGPGLGIKLAIEAAREGAAGVVLAARSAEKLDAAERRIREAGSDVAILKVPTDITQREQCRNLVSKTVDRFGRIDSLVNSAYNPGNVMGSLESSGTEGWDAIFETNVFGTMNLALEASVPMSQQKSGAMVMINSLVTRKPLVGQAGYAISKGALGVAVKYLAKELGPKGIRVNSVSMGWMWGSPVEGYMRAVEAERHISVEDQVAQVAANIPLGRIPTDDDCAKAALFLVSDYANAVTGAWLDANGGEFMAA, encoded by the coding sequence ATGTTGTTGAACAACAAAGTGGTCGTGATTTCAGGCATCGGTCCCGGTCTCGGCATCAAGCTGGCGATCGAGGCCGCGCGCGAAGGTGCCGCCGGGGTGGTGCTGGCGGCGCGTAGTGCGGAAAAACTGGACGCAGCCGAGCGCCGCATTCGGGAAGCCGGTAGCGACGTGGCGATCCTGAAGGTTCCGACCGATATCACGCAGCGCGAGCAATGCCGGAATCTCGTGAGCAAGACCGTGGATCGCTTCGGCAGAATCGACAGCCTCGTCAACAGCGCCTACAACCCGGGCAACGTGATGGGGTCGCTCGAATCATCGGGCACCGAAGGCTGGGATGCCATCTTCGAGACGAACGTGTTCGGGACGATGAACCTGGCATTGGAGGCATCGGTGCCCATGAGTCAACAGAAGTCCGGGGCCATGGTGATGATCAATTCGCTGGTCACGCGCAAGCCGCTGGTCGGACAGGCGGGTTACGCGATCTCGAAGGGGGCGCTCGGGGTGGCCGTGAAGTACCTGGCCAAAGAACTCGGACCCAAGGGGATTCGCGTCAACTCGGTATCGATGGGCTGGATGTGGGGTTCCCCGGTCGAAGGTTACATGCGCGCGGTCGAAGCGGAACGGCATATTTCCGTCGAAGATCAGGTGGCGCAGGTGGCCGCAAACATCCCGCTGGGGCGCATTCCAACGGACGACGATTGCGCCAAAGCGGCGCTGTTCCTCGTTTCCGATTATGCGAATGCAGTGACGGGCGCGTGGCTGGACGCGAACGGTGGCGAATTTATGGCGGCTTGA
- a CDS encoding SRPBCC domain-containing protein — MGDSKNKVTSVRVEIDAPASFVWDILVDLPRYREWNPYTVRVESSLKVGDEVHLYIANPADANNDIHVLEHLVAFEPSRLLAWEQRPTPENADAAYREQVLEVLDDGRCAYHTSDQFLGPNAGKIMDQFGDWVKGGFDGIARGLKAHAESLYKASTASQASRR, encoded by the coding sequence ATGGGCGATTCAAAGAATAAAGTCACGTCGGTACGTGTCGAGATCGATGCCCCGGCATCGTTTGTCTGGGACATTCTCGTTGACCTGCCGCGCTATCGGGAATGGAATCCTTACACGGTACGCGTCGAATCCTCCCTGAAGGTTGGCGACGAGGTGCACCTGTACATTGCCAATCCAGCCGATGCGAACAACGACATTCACGTGCTGGAACATCTCGTCGCGTTCGAACCGTCGCGGCTTCTCGCGTGGGAGCAGCGCCCCACGCCGGAGAACGCAGACGCGGCCTATCGCGAGCAGGTTCTCGAAGTCCTTGACGATGGCCGCTGCGCGTATCACACCAGCGATCAGTTTCTCGGCCCGAATGCCGGGAAAATCATGGACCAGTTCGGCGATTGGGTGAAGGGCGGTTTCGACGGAATTGCACGCGGACTGAAGGCACACGCCGAATCCCTCTACAAGGCGAGCACGGCAAGCCAGGCAAGCCGCCGTTGA
- a CDS encoding LuxR C-terminal-related transcriptional regulator, with product MPLTLDQLDALLGAIYQGCLEKLPWSSALTALRDILDANWVTLILRPASDTLNALIVNAGPDGPFMEKGKFATHTAFMLDPFSGLPPDKIATVDEIVGAKEWLSSEFYRQFVEPFDIRYMIGADMVTADGSECRLRICRPHASSHFSESDKSICQRLLPHIKRAIELHSRLDRIESERTMYATTIDRMLLGTVVFDETGAIMRVNRAAEEILRQNDGLSIVGGRLEASYAPENRQLQNLIRRALADNASSASGIGQAISIARPSARAKLGIAVRANPLSEWAEGRHRPAVTVFIRDPEQKSMASRDVIQQLFELTPAEASLALLLADGMTLDEAADQLDIRKNTARAHLRSIFAKTGVTRQTSLVRLLLGSVTPLD from the coding sequence ATGCCCCTCACCCTGGACCAGCTGGACGCTTTGTTGGGCGCCATTTATCAGGGCTGCCTCGAGAAGCTTCCGTGGTCGAGCGCACTCACCGCACTGCGCGACATACTCGATGCGAACTGGGTCACTTTGATTCTGCGTCCCGCATCCGACACATTGAACGCGCTCATCGTCAATGCCGGTCCCGATGGTCCATTCATGGAGAAGGGAAAGTTCGCGACGCATACGGCATTCATGCTCGATCCTTTTAGCGGTTTGCCGCCTGACAAGATCGCCACCGTCGACGAAATCGTCGGCGCGAAGGAATGGCTGAGCAGCGAGTTCTACCGGCAATTCGTAGAGCCGTTCGACATCCGGTACATGATCGGCGCCGATATGGTGACCGCCGACGGTTCAGAATGCCGACTTCGCATTTGTCGCCCGCATGCCAGCAGCCATTTCTCGGAATCCGACAAGAGCATTTGTCAGCGGCTGCTCCCGCATATCAAACGCGCCATCGAACTGCATTCCCGATTGGACCGGATCGAATCGGAACGCACGATGTACGCGACGACCATCGACCGGATGCTGCTGGGCACAGTGGTGTTCGACGAGACGGGCGCCATCATGCGAGTCAACCGTGCGGCGGAAGAAATTCTCCGGCAAAACGACGGGTTGTCGATCGTGGGCGGCCGGCTCGAAGCCAGTTATGCCCCGGAGAACCGACAGCTTCAAAACTTGATTCGCCGCGCACTTGCCGACAATGCCAGCTCCGCATCGGGCATTGGCCAGGCCATCTCGATCGCTCGCCCGTCGGCGCGCGCAAAACTGGGCATTGCCGTTCGCGCCAACCCCTTGAGCGAATGGGCCGAGGGTCGACATCGACCCGCCGTGACGGTTTTCATCCGGGATCCCGAACAGAAGTCGATGGCCTCGCGGGACGTTATTCAGCAACTCTTCGAGCTGACGCCGGCAGAGGCCTCGCTGGCGCTGCTTCTGGCCGACGGGATGACGCTGGATGAAGCGGCCGACCAGTTGGACATCAGAAAGAACACCGCGCGCGCGCATTTGCGCTCGATCTTTGCGAAGACGGGTGTGACACGCCAGACATCACTGGTTCGACTCCTGCTGGGCAGCGTCACGCCACTCGATTAA
- a CDS encoding MFS transporter has protein sequence MLKSTVLVAGPTMVVLIPMAAAPAMPAMATHFAAGGDGALFAQMVMTIPAVLLILAAPLAGILSERIGRRAVMLLGFAVFVLAGSAGLFVDSPTALIVSRLLLGAAGGAIQTSSLSLVGDYPSGGARERLLGFMVAGSCVMAVAALTVGGHMVDSWGWRAPFALYLGGIPVFILALFSIKPRASQVSREHNLFAPVRLLWPVYLLAAIFTVGMFMPSIQGPFLLDQRGVHSAEIQGSVAAASAVVAAISAFCYGFLIRVISPRRLLMLTAACFGVGAIGMAKLSGATSIGAASALMGIGSGFVEAACATIILARIPEEMRARALGLLLSAIFFGQFLNPWVVAPLRGRFGIEGAFVWIGGGFLVLSLAIALGMVLRESSTSAVRQAHGAPESL, from the coding sequence GTGCTGAAAAGTACGGTGCTGGTGGCCGGCCCAACGATGGTGGTATTGATTCCGATGGCGGCCGCGCCTGCCATGCCGGCGATGGCGACACACTTTGCGGCGGGAGGAGACGGCGCGCTGTTTGCGCAGATGGTGATGACCATCCCGGCGGTCCTGCTCATTCTCGCTGCGCCGCTTGCCGGCATTCTTTCGGAGCGAATCGGTCGACGGGCGGTCATGCTGCTGGGATTCGCCGTCTTTGTGCTCGCGGGTAGCGCCGGTCTCTTTGTCGACAGCCCGACGGCGCTGATCGTGTCCCGCCTGCTCCTCGGCGCAGCCGGAGGTGCGATACAAACCAGCAGTCTCTCGTTGGTGGGCGACTATCCGTCCGGTGGGGCGCGCGAGCGGCTGCTCGGCTTCATGGTCGCCGGCTCATGCGTGATGGCCGTTGCCGCTCTGACCGTTGGCGGGCATATGGTGGATTCCTGGGGGTGGCGGGCGCCGTTCGCACTCTATCTCGGCGGCATTCCGGTTTTCATTCTGGCGCTGTTCAGCATCAAGCCGCGCGCTTCCCAGGTGAGCCGGGAGCACAACCTGTTTGCACCGGTGCGCCTCTTGTGGCCTGTTTATCTTCTTGCCGCGATTTTCACCGTCGGCATGTTCATGCCCAGCATTCAGGGCCCGTTCTTGCTGGATCAGCGCGGCGTGCATAGCGCGGAGATCCAGGGCAGCGTTGCGGCGGCAAGTGCGGTTGTCGCGGCAATTTCGGCGTTCTGTTACGGGTTTTTGATCCGCGTCATCAGTCCGCGCAGACTGCTGATGCTGACAGCGGCGTGCTTCGGCGTCGGCGCCATCGGCATGGCGAAACTGTCGGGGGCGACATCGATAGGGGCTGCCAGCGCGCTCATGGGGATCGGTTCGGGTTTCGTCGAGGCGGCCTGCGCCACCATCATCCTTGCGCGTATTCCGGAGGAGATGCGCGCGCGTGCGCTCGGTTTGCTGCTGAGTGCGATTTTCTTTGGCCAGTTCCTCAATCCCTGGGTCGTAGCCCCGCTGCGCGGTCGGTTCGGCATCGAGGGTGCGTTCGTCTGGATTGGCGGCGGATTCCTGGTGCTTTCGCTGGCAATTGCCTTGGGTATGGTGCTGCGCGAGTCGTCGACCAGCGCGGTACGGCAAGCACACGGCGCGCCGGAGTCGTTGTAG
- a CDS encoding SDR family NAD(P)-dependent oxidoreductase yields MTHANSFAGKVVLVTGAASGIGRAVSAAFANEGATVVVADMQVDAGERVVADLRSNGADASFFRTDVADPQACLALVGHIRKQYGRLDAACNNAGVADGPTPPPTHEVSVEQWRRMIDIDLSGVFYCLQAELPLLLETGGGAIVNTASLQSYISFPRTAAYTAAKHGVLGLTKTVAKEYGAQGIRCNAVAPGIVDTPLTHDILVDQRWRNALEEKIPLGRTATPEDIARVMVWLCSPASQYVNGACLPVDGGFLA; encoded by the coding sequence GTGACGCATGCCAACAGCTTCGCTGGAAAGGTGGTTTTGGTAACGGGTGCAGCAAGCGGTATTGGACGGGCGGTTTCGGCGGCATTCGCCAACGAAGGCGCCACCGTCGTGGTGGCGGACATGCAGGTCGACGCCGGCGAGCGGGTCGTGGCGGATTTACGCTCAAATGGCGCCGACGCGAGTTTTTTTCGTACGGATGTGGCGGACCCGCAGGCTTGCCTCGCATTAGTCGGGCATATCCGAAAGCAGTACGGACGATTGGACGCCGCATGCAATAACGCCGGTGTCGCCGACGGACCGACGCCTCCCCCAACGCACGAGGTGTCTGTTGAGCAATGGCGACGCATGATCGACATCGATCTGAGCGGCGTCTTCTACTGTCTCCAGGCGGAACTGCCGTTGTTGCTTGAGACGGGGGGAGGGGCCATTGTCAATACGGCCTCATTACAGAGCTACATCAGTTTCCCGCGCACGGCGGCGTACACGGCTGCGAAGCACGGCGTGCTGGGACTGACCAAGACAGTGGCAAAAGAATACGGTGCGCAAGGAATTCGATGCAACGCTGTTGCCCCTGGCATCGTCGATACGCCGCTGACGCACGATATCCTCGTGGACCAACGCTGGCGCAATGCGCTCGAGGAGAAGATTCCGCTTGGACGAACGGCGACACCGGAGGACATCGCTCGCGTGATGGTATGGCTGTGCAGTCCGGCGTCCCAATATGTCAACGGCGCCTGTTTGCCGGTGGATGGCGGGTTTCTCGCCTGA
- a CDS encoding nuclear transport factor 2 family protein, whose protein sequence is MNTDDYRQIQNLLYRYAHLLDTGRWEALGALFEHADVYIAGELAASKNPSQLTALWNSYVRRYPNGTPRTHHIITNVTIENDGEDRARSHCYVLVVQQGSTLGLQPVIAGDYLDRFQRVEGVWRFTERHIGNELFGNLSEHLLLPMQMPDDRLPQSWD, encoded by the coding sequence TTGAACACCGACGATTACCGCCAGATTCAGAACCTGCTGTATCGATATGCCCACCTGCTCGACACAGGCCGGTGGGAAGCGCTGGGCGCGCTTTTCGAACACGCGGACGTATACATCGCGGGCGAACTGGCCGCCAGCAAGAACCCTTCTCAACTCACCGCGCTATGGAACAGCTATGTGAGGCGCTACCCTAACGGCACGCCGCGAACGCATCACATCATTACCAACGTCACCATCGAAAACGACGGCGAGGATCGCGCGCGCTCGCACTGCTACGTACTGGTCGTCCAGCAAGGCAGCACCCTGGGGTTGCAGCCCGTCATTGCCGGAGATTATCTGGACAGATTTCAGAGGGTTGAGGGTGTCTGGCGCTTCACGGAGCGCCACATCGGTAACGAACTGTTTGGCAATCTCTCGGAACACCTGCTCCTGCCCATGCAAATGCCTGACGATCGGCTGCCGCAAAGCTGGGATTGA